Proteins co-encoded in one Natrarchaeobius halalkaliphilus genomic window:
- the thiC gene encoding phosphomethylpyrimidine synthase ThiC, which produces MANTQIAAARSGEITTEIERVAERENRDPEFVREQVAEGQAVIPANRNHDALDPMIIGREFSTKVNANIGNSETTSDLETELEKLHTAVHYGADTVMDLGTGSDLDEIREAHVEHSPIPIGTVPLYEAVKRAESPEEITTELLLAVIEKQAEQGVDYMTIHAGILAEHLPLTDGRKTGIVSRGGSIMAQWMEERGEQNPLFRVYDDICEIFAEHDVTFSLGDSLRPGSLADACDEAQYAELDTLGELTRIAWDHDVQVMVEGPGHVPMHRVAENIARQQDVCDGAPFYVLGPLVTDIAPGYDHITSAIGAAMAAQAGAAMLCYVTPKEHLGLPEEEDVRDGLAAYRIAAHSGDVANGLPGARDWDDALSEARYDFDWREQFRLALDPDRARDYHDQTLPGDNYKEARFCSMCGVDFCSMRIDQDARDVEDGEMSELETTTDLESSPAAEVNLPPVGTHDSSVPSKDETGEDALVERAGDD; this is translated from the coding sequence ATGGCGAACACGCAGATCGCAGCCGCCCGTTCGGGAGAGATCACGACGGAGATAGAACGCGTAGCCGAACGCGAGAACCGCGATCCGGAGTTCGTTCGCGAGCAGGTCGCGGAGGGACAGGCCGTGATTCCGGCGAACAGAAACCACGACGCGCTCGATCCGATGATTATCGGTCGCGAGTTCTCTACGAAAGTTAACGCGAACATCGGCAACAGCGAGACGACGAGCGACCTCGAGACCGAACTCGAGAAACTCCACACCGCGGTTCACTACGGAGCGGATACGGTGATGGATCTGGGAACGGGAAGCGACTTAGACGAGATCCGCGAGGCGCACGTCGAACACTCCCCGATTCCGATCGGGACGGTGCCGCTGTACGAGGCCGTCAAACGGGCCGAGAGCCCCGAAGAGATCACGACGGAGCTGTTGCTCGCGGTCATCGAAAAGCAGGCCGAACAGGGCGTCGACTACATGACGATCCACGCGGGCATCCTCGCGGAACACCTGCCGCTGACCGACGGGCGGAAGACGGGGATCGTCTCCAGGGGCGGCTCGATCATGGCGCAGTGGATGGAAGAACGCGGCGAGCAGAACCCGCTGTTTCGGGTCTACGACGACATCTGTGAGATTTTCGCAGAGCACGACGTGACGTTCAGTCTCGGGGACAGTCTCCGGCCGGGCTCGCTCGCGGACGCCTGCGACGAGGCGCAGTACGCCGAACTCGACACGCTCGGCGAGTTGACCAGAATCGCTTGGGATCACGACGTTCAGGTGATGGTCGAAGGGCCCGGCCACGTGCCGATGCACCGCGTCGCTGAGAACATCGCTCGCCAACAGGACGTCTGCGACGGCGCTCCCTTCTACGTCCTCGGACCGCTCGTCACGGACATCGCACCCGGCTACGACCACATCACGAGCGCGATCGGTGCGGCGATGGCGGCCCAGGCCGGTGCAGCGATGCTCTGTTACGTCACCCCGAAAGAACACCTCGGCCTCCCCGAAGAAGAAGACGTCCGGGACGGACTCGCCGCCTACCGGATCGCCGCCCACTCGGGCGACGTGGCCAACGGGTTACCCGGCGCTCGAGACTGGGACGACGCGCTCTCTGAGGCCAGATACGACTTCGACTGGCGAGAGCAGTTCCGCCTCGCGCTCGATCCGGACCGTGCTCGAGACTACCACGATCAGACGCTACCCGGCGACAACTACAAGGAAGCACGCTTTTGCTCGATGTGTGGCGTCGACTTCTGTTCGATGCGGATCGACCAGGACGCCCGCGACGTCGAGGACGGCGAGATGTCCGAACTCGAGACCACGACGGATCTCGAGTCGTCGCCCGCAGCGGAGGTGAACCTGCCGCCGGTCGGCACGCACGACTCGAGCGTCCCGTCGAAAGACGAGACGGGCGAGGATGCGCTGGTCGAGCGGGCGGGTGACGACTGA
- a CDS encoding TOBE domain-containing protein, with amino-acid sequence MVPPAGRQKRTDSTFVSRGHDSGTDAGPIVALVPEGAREVRITVRSDSVILTAPSQPSEPPETSLRNRFSGTIERLESGDAITRVTIRLDDDCTVQALVTKTSADRLELEDGKRILAAFKATAARAIALDADARE; translated from the coding sequence GTGGTTCCACCCGCCGGCCGGCAGAAGAGAACGGATTCGACGTTCGTCTCTCGCGGCCACGACTCGGGGACGGACGCCGGACCGATCGTGGCGCTGGTTCCCGAGGGGGCACGCGAGGTACGGATCACCGTCCGATCCGACAGCGTCATCCTCACCGCCCCATCTCAGCCATCGGAACCGCCGGAGACGAGCCTTCGGAATCGGTTTTCGGGAACGATCGAGCGACTCGAGTCCGGAGATGCGATCACCAGGGTCACGATCCGCCTCGACGACGACTGTACCGTTCAGGCTCTCGTTACCAAAACCAGCGCCGACCGACTCGAACTCGAGGACGGAAAACGGATCCTCGCGGCGTTCAAGGCGACCGCGGCCAGGGCCATCGCGCTCGACGCCGATGCGCGTGAGTGA
- a CDS encoding segregation and condensation protein A, with the protein MTSDERSSSETRSRGDASGGPETTERSSRLRTDGGDDVPLNIAGHEDREPPGVSSDDGGTLLEFSEDGAGTSSGSNGGDEDDENVEPVELLVQLAKDGEIDPWDIDVVRVTDKFLEVLDDADLRTSGRALFYASVLLRMKSDELFAPDEPDEEELPPWEAPFADDAGATGESGDHPPGFDPIEGLEAEMERRLERKQARGKPETLDELVRELRSAERGTWWKESRSYDTSNSPSGYDRGVQELSYHSEDQFRIDDEPTSDDVTHTTHEEDIETVIDGVESVLEDHYEKGRDEVLYAEIDETGGSRVMTYLALLFLAHRGRIRLEQDELFGDLWIQEATLEAEPEEAIAD; encoded by the coding sequence ATGACTAGCGACGAACGGAGTTCCTCGGAAACGCGATCGAGGGGCGACGCGAGCGGGGGCCCGGAGACGACGGAGCGGTCTTCGAGGCTACGGACGGACGGCGGTGACGACGTTCCGCTGAACATCGCCGGCCACGAGGACCGCGAGCCGCCGGGCGTCTCGAGCGACGACGGTGGGACGCTCCTCGAGTTCTCCGAGGACGGTGCCGGGACGAGTTCGGGCTCGAACGGGGGGGACGAAGACGACGAAAACGTCGAGCCGGTCGAATTGCTCGTCCAGTTGGCCAAAGACGGCGAGATCGATCCGTGGGACATCGACGTGGTCCGGGTCACGGACAAGTTCCTCGAGGTGCTCGACGATGCGGATCTCCGGACGTCGGGCCGGGCACTGTTCTACGCGAGCGTCCTCTTGCGGATGAAAAGCGACGAGCTGTTCGCACCGGACGAGCCCGACGAGGAGGAATTACCGCCGTGGGAGGCACCGTTCGCTGACGACGCTGGGGCAACCGGAGAGAGCGGCGATCATCCGCCGGGGTTCGATCCGATCGAGGGACTCGAGGCCGAAATGGAGCGTCGACTCGAGCGAAAGCAGGCTCGCGGCAAGCCGGAGACGCTCGACGAGCTGGTTCGCGAACTCCGGAGTGCCGAACGCGGCACCTGGTGGAAAGAATCCCGGAGTTACGATACGAGTAACTCACCGAGCGGGTACGACCGGGGCGTCCAGGAGCTTTCCTATCACTCCGAAGACCAGTTCCGGATCGACGACGAGCCGACGAGCGACGACGTGACCCACACGACACACGAAGAAGACATCGAAACGGTCATCGACGGCGTCGAGAGCGTACTCGAGGACCACTACGAGAAGGGACGCGACGAGGTGCTGTACGCCGAGATCGACGAGACGGGCGGCTCGCGCGTGATGACGTATCTCGCGCTGTTGTTCCTCGCCCACCGCGGCCGAATTCGACTCGAGCAGGACGAACTGTTCGGTGACCTCTGGATTCAGGAGGCGACGCTCGAGGCGGAGCCCGAAGAGGCGATCGCGGACTGA
- a CDS encoding PhzF family phenazine biosynthesis protein, whose amino-acid sequence MDTIRVRQVDAFTDEPCTGNPAGVVPDADDLSRGQMQAIANEMALSETAFLRDSAEADRRVRYFTPAQEVDLCGHATIASFTHLREEGLDPGTSTLETNVGVLEIDVGADGTVWMTQEAPTVREVDVGYARTAEALGVDRAALEGASDDIPLAVASTGLPFLIVPITYLSDLGNAAPDMDAIEALTDSIEATGVYLFTFDALEAESTLHGRMFAPGAGVPEDPVTGTASGAVGAYLDHFGAFDDDLPDELRLEQGHYVDRPGSVRVRVDRDVRVGGRGVTVLDGSLVVPEDDEDDILEI is encoded by the coding sequence ATGGACACGATTCGGGTCCGTCAGGTCGACGCGTTCACCGACGAACCGTGTACGGGGAATCCAGCCGGCGTCGTCCCGGACGCGGACGACCTCTCGAGGGGCCAGATGCAGGCCATCGCGAACGAGATGGCGCTCAGCGAGACGGCGTTTTTACGGGACAGCGCCGAGGCAGATCGTCGGGTGCGGTACTTCACGCCAGCACAGGAAGTCGACCTCTGTGGTCACGCGACGATCGCCTCGTTCACCCACCTGCGCGAGGAGGGTCTCGATCCGGGAACGAGCACGCTCGAGACGAACGTCGGCGTCCTGGAGATCGACGTCGGCGCGGACGGAACCGTCTGGATGACCCAGGAGGCACCCACGGTTCGCGAGGTCGATGTCGGCTACGCCCGGACCGCCGAGGCGCTCGGGGTGGATCGAGCCGCACTCGAAGGGGCAAGCGACGACATCCCGCTGGCGGTCGCTTCGACCGGCCTTCCGTTCCTTATCGTTCCGATCACGTACCTCTCCGATCTCGGAAACGCCGCGCCGGACATGGACGCGATCGAAGCGCTCACCGATTCGATCGAGGCTACCGGCGTCTATCTCTTTACGTTCGACGCACTCGAGGCCGAATCGACGCTCCACGGACGAATGTTCGCACCCGGTGCCGGCGTTCCGGAGGATCCGGTCACCGGAACGGCAAGCGGTGCGGTCGGTGCCTACCTCGATCACTTCGGCGCGTTCGACGACGATCTGCCCGACGAGTTGCGCCTCGAGCAGGGGCACTACGTCGATCGGCCGGGATCGGTCCGAGTCCGCGTCGATCGAGACGTCCGGGTCGGCGGCCGCGGCGTGACCGTCCTCGACGGCTCGCTGGTCGTACCCGAAGACGACGAAGACGACATTCTCGAAATCTGA
- a CDS encoding small multi-drug export protein codes for MIDGPSSALSGALFSTPSLQFASVDILFAGAEERARELLSESDGIGQYLLVFLLAATPLLEILIVIPIGVALGLNPILVASVAFAGNVMPVYVLLVASDRVRSMLAARRSDSPPSKRRRRAKRVWDSYGLPGLALSAPIVTGVHVGALIAVGLGATRQSAIVWMTASIALWTVVITVLSVTGATFLSGLL; via the coding sequence ATGATCGACGGACCTTCGTCGGCGCTCTCGGGAGCGCTGTTCTCCACACCATCCCTCCAGTTCGCCAGCGTGGATATCCTGTTCGCTGGCGCGGAGGAGCGCGCACGCGAGTTGCTCTCCGAGAGCGACGGCATCGGACAGTACTTGCTCGTCTTTCTCCTGGCAGCCACGCCGCTTCTCGAGATACTCATCGTCATACCGATCGGCGTCGCCCTCGGATTGAACCCGATTCTCGTCGCCAGCGTTGCGTTCGCCGGAAACGTGATGCCGGTGTACGTCCTGCTCGTCGCGTCCGACCGCGTCCGTTCGATGCTCGCCGCTCGACGATCGGATTCGCCCCCGTCGAAACGAAGACGGCGGGCAAAACGGGTCTGGGACTCCTACGGACTCCCAGGGTTGGCGTTGAGCGCACCGATAGTAACCGGCGTCCACGTCGGTGCGCTCATCGCCGTCGGCTTGGGTGCGACACGCCAATCAGCGATCGTCTGGATGACCGCGAGCATCGCACTCTGGACCGTCGTCATCACCGTCCTCTCGGTGACCGGAGCGACGTTCCTCTCGGGGCTGCTCTGA
- a CDS encoding NAD+ synthase: MLDLRFSDAELERHREHITGFVRDRVDAAGVDGAVLGLSGGIDSTLTAYLTAEALGSENLHGLVLPATVSGDENMSDAERVARDLEISYDVLEIEPVVDSLLAVYPEAEGDREAVGNARARVRAVLNYLVANHERRLVIGTGNRSEAAVGYFTKYGDGAVDCHPIGNLYKKQVRQLARHVGVPADLATKTPTAELWADQTDEEEMGIGYDTLDSILATHIDGPLSVAATCRALEVDAETVEQVRRMHDRSEHKRTVPPAPEPIE; this comes from the coding sequence ATGCTCGACCTTCGTTTCTCCGACGCGGAACTGGAACGCCACCGCGAACACATCACCGGCTTCGTTCGTGATCGCGTCGACGCCGCCGGGGTCGACGGCGCAGTGCTCGGACTCTCCGGTGGAATCGATAGTACGCTCACCGCGTATCTCACCGCCGAGGCGCTCGGCTCGGAGAACCTTCACGGCCTCGTCCTTCCGGCGACCGTCAGCGGCGACGAGAACATGAGCGACGCCGAGCGGGTCGCGCGAGATCTCGAGATCAGCTACGACGTCCTCGAGATCGAACCGGTCGTGGACTCGTTGCTCGCTGTCTACCCCGAAGCCGAAGGCGATCGGGAAGCCGTCGGAAACGCTCGAGCCCGCGTTCGAGCCGTACTCAACTATCTCGTTGCCAACCACGAGAGGCGTCTCGTGATCGGCACGGGAAATCGAAGCGAAGCCGCAGTCGGCTATTTCACCAAGTACGGCGACGGTGCCGTCGACTGTCATCCGATCGGGAACCTCTACAAAAAGCAGGTGCGTCAGCTCGCCCGTCACGTCGGCGTTCCGGCAGACCTGGCGACGAAGACTCCGACCGCCGAGCTGTGGGCCGATCAGACCGACGAAGAGGAGATGGGGATCGGCTACGACACCCTCGATTCGATCCTTGCAACGCACATCGACGGACCGCTCTCGGTCGCCGCGACCTGCCGAGCGCTCGAGGTCGACGCGGAAACCGTCGAGCAGGTTCGCCGGATGCACGACCGCAGTGAACACAAGCGAACGGTTCCGCCGGCACCGGAGCCGATCGAGTAA
- a CDS encoding MATE family efflux transporter, which translates to MSSAGEPDEGNLTEGSLVRPMFMLAWPLVVIQLLQVAYNVGDTFWLGALSPDAVGAVSLAFPLLFLLIAIGGGFTTAGAILIAQHTGAESGKDGLIAGQTLSYISLIAVVLGIVGYFATDPMLALLPADPETEAAIVPLAAEYLRIFFLGLPFVFGFYVFVALMRGYGSTRAPMRVMLVSVIINLVIDPLLIFGVGPLPRLEIAGAAVATVLSRGVATALGFYILYYTDVGPDVQASHLRPRLEYVTEITRLGVPTALEQSMTALAMVTMTAIVVTFPPAVVAAYGLGNRLISLAFLPAMGMGQAMDSIVGQNLGADRPERASSATWLGAAVVGSIMAIAGLIAFLFPEPFVSVFLTAEAEGRAATIDYGVTYLQFAAFAFVFMGVMQVFLGAFRGAGNTKTALVFAVLGLWIVRIPASYYLIFVAGWGTTGIWMGVVLGDVVGAIAAVAWFSRGTWKESIVDNSTDESGTETDGTSAAAEGESVAE; encoded by the coding sequence ATGTCCTCCGCTGGCGAGCCGGACGAGGGAAACCTGACGGAGGGCTCTCTCGTTCGTCCGATGTTTATGCTGGCCTGGCCGCTCGTGGTTATTCAGCTGTTGCAGGTCGCCTACAACGTCGGTGACACCTTCTGGCTCGGCGCGCTCTCACCGGATGCGGTTGGTGCGGTCAGCCTCGCGTTTCCCCTCCTGTTCTTGCTGATCGCGATCGGTGGCGGGTTTACCACCGCCGGCGCGATCCTCATCGCCCAACACACGGGTGCCGAAAGCGGCAAGGACGGTCTGATCGCGGGACAGACGCTCTCGTACATCTCGTTGATCGCGGTCGTTCTCGGCATCGTCGGCTACTTCGCGACCGATCCGATGCTCGCGCTCCTCCCCGCCGACCCCGAGACGGAGGCGGCGATCGTTCCACTCGCCGCCGAATACCTGCGGATATTCTTCCTCGGGCTTCCGTTCGTCTTCGGTTTTTACGTCTTCGTCGCGCTCATGCGGGGCTACGGGAGCACGCGGGCTCCGATGCGAGTGATGCTCGTCAGCGTGATCATCAACCTCGTCATCGATCCGCTCCTCATCTTCGGCGTCGGTCCGCTTCCCCGCCTCGAGATCGCCGGGGCGGCGGTCGCGACCGTACTCTCACGGGGCGTGGCGACGGCGCTCGGGTTTTACATCCTGTACTACACCGACGTGGGACCGGACGTCCAGGCGAGCCACCTCAGACCGCGCCTCGAGTACGTCACCGAGATCACGCGACTGGGGGTCCCAACGGCGCTCGAGCAGTCGATGACGGCGCTGGCGATGGTCACGATGACCGCCATCGTCGTGACCTTCCCGCCGGCGGTCGTGGCAGCCTACGGCCTCGGAAACCGGCTCATCTCGCTCGCGTTCTTGCCGGCGATGGGGATGGGACAGGCGATGGACTCGATCGTCGGACAGAACCTCGGTGCCGACAGGCCGGAGCGTGCGTCGTCAGCGACGTGGCTGGGGGCGGCCGTCGTCGGCTCGATCATGGCCATCGCGGGACTGATCGCGTTCCTCTTTCCGGAGCCGTTCGTTTCGGTGTTTCTCACGGCCGAAGCCGAGGGACGAGCGGCGACTATCGACTACGGCGTGACCTACCTTCAGTTCGCCGCGTTCGCGTTCGTCTTCATGGGCGTCATGCAGGTGTTCCTGGGCGCGTTCCGGGGTGCCGGGAACACGAAGACGGCGCTCGTCTTCGCCGTCCTCGGGCTGTGGATCGTTCGAATTCCGGCCTCCTACTACCTTATCTTCGTCGCCGGGTGGGGGACGACCGGCATCTGGATGGGGGTCGTCCTGGGCGACGTCGTCGGCGCGATCGCGGCGGTCGCCTGGTTCAGCCGCGGGACGTGGAAGGAATCGATCGTCGACAACTCGACCGACGAATCCGGAACGGAAACGGACGGGACGAGCGCCGCGGCGGAGGGCGAGTCCGTCGCGGAGTGA
- a CDS encoding threonine--tRNA ligase: MRLLFIHSDHLTFETTDTAGPDGLAETEGVPMSGEMEECVTAFLTVESDDENDLDGVVQNAVSELEDVTGQLNTHNIVLYPYAHLSEDLASPDAAKTVMRSLETELEAKNYEILRAPFGWYKSFEISCKGHPLSELSRHVTSHHGDVEGDGEDEPEDEDEEREPSEWHLLTPEGDLEDPLERKTGVSEDMQAFIEDEVEGVTASKGEEPAHLSLMQEKELVDYDPLSDVGNLRYYPRGKFVRDSLMEYVNDLVVDYGGMPVETPIMYDLGVRAIDEHAGKFGERQYRFESGNRKMMLRFAACFGQFSIMRDMFISENDLPLRVYEMSTYSFRREQKGEVMGLKRQRAFTMPDMHTATADIEQAKDEFQAQANLSLESSSDLGLNYVVAFRLTEEFFDDHREWVEEVVADIDEPVLLEVLPERHHYWSAKIDLAAIDALGRPIENPTVQIDVESAERFDITYNTGESSHNPIILHYSPSGGIERVMAALLEQTARQETASLPTWLSPTQVRFIPVGDEHVDFCDELVDELTESGIRADIDERNESVGKRIATAETDWVPYYAVVGDDEVDDPVFGINLRGEDDEREMNLEELAAAVLDDVDQKPNKKRYLPRYISDHPNFT, encoded by the coding sequence ATGCGACTGTTGTTCATTCATTCGGATCATCTAACGTTTGAGACGACCGATACGGCGGGTCCGGACGGTCTCGCAGAGACCGAGGGGGTGCCGATGTCCGGAGAGATGGAAGAGTGCGTCACGGCCTTTCTCACCGTCGAATCGGACGACGAAAACGATCTCGATGGCGTCGTCCAGAACGCCGTATCAGAACTGGAAGACGTCACCGGCCAGTTGAACACGCACAACATCGTCCTCTATCCCTACGCCCATCTCAGCGAGGATCTGGCGAGTCCGGACGCTGCCAAGACCGTCATGCGATCGCTCGAGACCGAACTCGAGGCCAAAAACTACGAGATCCTCCGTGCGCCGTTTGGCTGGTACAAATCCTTCGAGATCTCCTGTAAGGGCCACCCGCTGTCGGAGCTGTCACGCCACGTCACGAGTCACCACGGTGACGTCGAGGGCGACGGCGAGGACGAGCCCGAGGACGAAGACGAAGAGCGCGAGCCGAGCGAGTGGCACCTCCTGACGCCGGAGGGCGACCTCGAGGATCCCCTCGAGCGAAAGACCGGCGTGAGCGAGGACATGCAGGCGTTCATCGAGGACGAAGTCGAGGGCGTCACCGCGAGCAAGGGCGAGGAACCGGCGCATCTTTCGTTGATGCAGGAGAAAGAACTCGTCGACTACGATCCCCTTTCTGACGTCGGGAACCTGCGATACTACCCGCGCGGAAAGTTCGTCCGCGACTCGCTGATGGAGTACGTCAACGATCTCGTCGTCGATTACGGTGGAATGCCCGTCGAGACGCCGATCATGTACGATCTCGGGGTTCGCGCGATCGACGAACACGCCGGCAAGTTCGGTGAGCGCCAGTATCGCTTCGAGAGCGGAAACCGAAAGATGATGCTCCGATTCGCCGCCTGTTTCGGCCAGTTCTCGATCATGCGGGACATGTTCATCTCCGAGAACGACCTCCCGCTTCGGGTCTATGAGATGAGTACCTACTCGTTCCGCCGCGAACAGAAAGGCGAGGTCATGGGACTCAAGCGCCAGCGTGCGTTCACCATGCCAGACATGCACACCGCGACGGCCGACATCGAACAGGCCAAAGACGAGTTCCAGGCACAGGCGAACCTCTCGCTCGAGTCCAGTTCCGACCTCGGGCTCAACTACGTCGTCGCCTTCCGGCTCACCGAGGAGTTCTTCGACGACCACCGCGAGTGGGTCGAAGAGGTCGTCGCGGACATCGACGAACCGGTGTTGCTCGAGGTGTTGCCCGAACGCCACCACTACTGGTCGGCCAAGATCGACCTCGCGGCGATCGACGCCCTCGGCCGACCCATCGAGAATCCGACGGTCCAGATCGACGTCGAGAGCGCAGAGCGCTTCGACATCACCTACAACACGGGCGAGTCCTCCCACAACCCGATCATCCTCCACTACTCCCCCAGCGGCGGGATCGAGCGCGTGATGGCCGCGCTCCTAGAGCAGACGGCACGCCAGGAGACGGCGAGTCTGCCGACCTGGCTCTCCCCGACGCAGGTTCGGTTCATCCCCGTCGGGGACGAACACGTCGACTTCTGTGACGAGCTCGTAGACGAACTCACGGAGTCGGGAATCCGTGCCGATATCGACGAGCGAAACGAGTCCGTCGGCAAGCGGATCGCGACGGCCGAAACGGACTGGGTACCCTACTACGCGGTCGTTGGCGACGACGAAGTCGACGATCCCGTCTTCGGTATCAACCTGCGCGGCGAGGACGACGAACGCGAGATGAACCTCGAGGAACTCGCGGCCGCCGTCCTCGATGACGTCGATCAGAAACCGAACAAGAAACGGTACCTGCCACGCTACATCAGCGACCACCCCAACTTCACGTGA
- a CDS encoding UbiA family prenyltransferase translates to MTNTNTSRRNERRVSSVTGWLRLLVHANLFISLATVSVAVTTMVLVGLSLEFFPLFVVFAATMFVYTVNRFTDLEEDERNVPRRAAFTRRYGRFWLALGIVLYLGAIATAVGLDLPGALYLLLPVPVALLYSLGGLKRIFLVKNCFVGLAWGVIPLGVGYYYGQLADLSVLFLAGYVTVMITIAAVIFDVKDVAGDRAEGIATVPNRLGLRSTRRLSQAANVVVATGVIGLVWTDVLTGEFLVVLAMNGYVAGYIPFATPDRGPLFYGFVVDGEHVFLAGVVLALEWLVW, encoded by the coding sequence GTGACGAACACGAACACCAGCCGGAGAAACGAACGGCGCGTATCGTCGGTGACGGGCTGGCTCCGGCTGCTTGTTCACGCCAACCTCTTCATTTCGCTGGCGACGGTGAGCGTGGCCGTCACGACGATGGTTCTCGTCGGGCTTTCGCTCGAGTTCTTCCCGCTGTTCGTCGTCTTCGCGGCCACGATGTTCGTTTACACGGTCAACCGATTCACCGATCTCGAGGAGGACGAGCGAAACGTCCCGCGGCGAGCGGCGTTCACGAGACGGTACGGGCGGTTCTGGCTCGCTCTCGGGATCGTCCTCTATCTCGGTGCGATCGCGACGGCGGTCGGACTCGATCTCCCGGGCGCGCTGTATCTGTTGCTCCCGGTTCCCGTTGCGCTGCTGTATTCACTGGGCGGACTGAAACGGATCTTTCTCGTAAAGAACTGCTTCGTCGGCCTCGCCTGGGGTGTGATCCCGCTCGGCGTCGGCTACTACTACGGACAGCTCGCGGATCTCTCCGTCCTGTTTCTGGCGGGGTACGTGACGGTCATGATCACGATCGCCGCCGTGATCTTCGACGTCAAAGACGTGGCCGGCGACCGCGCTGAGGGGATCGCGACGGTTCCAAACAGGCTCGGCCTCCGATCGACCAGACGACTCTCGCAAGCAGCCAACGTGGTCGTCGCGACGGGCGTCATCGGCCTCGTCTGGACCGACGTCCTGACCGGTGAGTTTCTCGTCGTCCTCGCGATGAACGGCTACGTCGCCGGCTACATCCCGTTTGCGACGCCGGATCGAGGGCCGCTGTTCTACGGTTTCGTCGTCGACGGCGAGCACGTTTTCCTCGCCGGGGTCGTCCTCGCGCTCGAGTGGCTCGTGTGGTGA
- a CDS encoding phosphoribosyltransferase, with the protein MSDLPDDFDCTITNWEYIYSLCRDVSDEVRRDEFEPDVIVALARGGWFAGRCLCDFLGLDDLTSLKMEHYVGTAEKTGEPTVRYPMPEGSVEGKDVLVIDDIADTGGSIERAFEYVDDRNAGEVRTATLQLLQTSEFEPDYIGERLEEWTWVVYPWNFLEDMIDLITGAMDRADQETFTPDEIRHYLAEYHSVERIEMEIAQPNRVPEVLAEMERRDVIEMHRSGEWALRSE; encoded by the coding sequence ATGTCCGATCTACCGGACGATTTCGATTGCACGATCACGAACTGGGAGTACATCTACAGCCTCTGTCGGGACGTCAGCGACGAGGTCCGCCGCGACGAGTTCGAACCCGACGTCATCGTCGCCCTCGCGCGGGGCGGCTGGTTCGCGGGTCGGTGTCTCTGTGATTTCCTCGGGCTGGACGATTTGACGAGCCTGAAGATGGAACACTACGTCGGAACGGCGGAGAAAACCGGCGAGCCGACCGTCAGATATCCGATGCCCGAAGGCAGCGTCGAGGGAAAAGACGTCCTCGTCATCGACGACATCGCAGATACCGGCGGATCGATCGAGCGAGCCTTCGAATACGTCGACGACCGCAACGCGGGCGAGGTCCGTACCGCGACGCTTCAGCTCCTTCAGACCAGCGAGTTCGAACCGGACTACATCGGGGAGCGACTCGAGGAGTGGACCTGGGTCGTTTACCCGTGGAACTTCCTCGAGGACATGATCGACCTGATCACGGGCGCGATGGACCGCGCCGATCAGGAGACGTTTACGCCCGACGAGATCAGACACTACCTCGCAGAGTATCACAGCGTCGAGCGCATCGAGATGGAGATCGCTCAGCCCAACCGGGTGCCGGAAGTCCTCGCGGAGATGGAACGGCGAGACGTCATCGAGATGCACCGCTCCGGCGAGTGGGCGTTGCGCTCCGAGTGA
- a CDS encoding DUF5795 family protein, which produces MSENRVVQGRMVTAKSLAELIEGESVMEAEAITEADRDCPDCGGSVLEVGYMPSVTAFVTGRKCQDCDWREVERD; this is translated from the coding sequence GTGAGCGAGAACCGCGTCGTTCAGGGGCGAATGGTCACGGCAAAGTCACTCGCGGAGCTGATCGAAGGCGAGTCGGTGATGGAAGCGGAAGCGATTACGGAGGCGGATCGGGACTGTCCGGACTGTGGCGGCTCCGTCCTGGAGGTGGGCTACATGCCCTCCGTTACCGCGTTCGTCACCGGTCGAAAGTGTCAGGACTGCGACTGGCGGGAGGTCGAACGCGACTGA